A single genomic interval of Pyrus communis chromosome 7, drPyrComm1.1, whole genome shotgun sequence harbors:
- the LOC137739983 gene encoding protein MLN51 homolog isoform X1, producing MASVGEEDADYDSDPEEAKRSLAMRRRAAASDEEEGEEEVREKPRVDPRAVVHSDESDDQGGAAEYDDDEELEDEEEEIDEEEEVEEEVVEEEDLEGYQESGREGETGGRVEVLAVKEMEGDGRRSVEGSVDGNGGNQVEEGEEKKENEPFAVPTAGAFYMHDDRFRDNSGGRHSRRTHGGRKLWESKDERKWGHDKFEEITLQERHYEEGKKPLKGPYVGRGRNRGIDRGSTRGNRSKEYDNNNLQVSKGVRGRGPRRYEPAFRNNRQAQPTQNKQFGRPAEKNIQSNSERTFTPNSNAQSDQVFAGKNVFASSLNSASPPFYPSASSSSNKDITLTQKRDVQSGSGKRNVRSSVMRESFNVPQTNALVRGKNIAESVDMDKLYINDSINPAAGKTLTNIQMSPSGSFVNTTQAPQSRVQGRGVIPGQMSYQPVSQNQMARASPSTHLHAVRRNPAQNRSQLALQAPAQQMGQRPGSGSQASSPPKTTMSSNSFKSEEVESPSDSSKSQGALVAKGKGSVQGSGRGTLTYGGAPVMGPTGSMDVNHGDINFPGTPAFLPVMQFGGQHTGGMGVPAVGMAFPGYVAQPQLGGLGNSGEMTWLPVLAGAGGPLGATYCPPYITVDGSYHARPSGQTSSVGSLSKEKNSNKTNNEWKPSQKPEIAGDEYGQRQNKPRRYSQMNVASEVLQNKTELV from the exons ATGGCTTCGGTGGGTGAGGAGGATGCGGATTATGACAGTGATCCGGAGGAAGCGAAGCGATCTCTGGCGATGCGGAGGAGAGCAGCGGCGAGCGATGAGGAGGAAGGTGAAGAGGAGGTGAGGGAGAAGCCAAGGGTGGATCCAAGGGCCGTGGTTCACTCCGATGAATCGGATGATCAGGGTGGGGCGGCTGAGTACGATGATGACGAAGAACTagaggatgaagaagaagagattgatgaagaagaagaggttgAGGAAGAAGTTGTGGAAGAAGAGGACTTGGAAGGATATCAGGAAAGCGGCCGTGAAGGCGAGACAGGTGGCAGGGTTGAGGTTTTGGCTGTTAAGGAAATGGAAGGTGATGGGCGGAGGTCTGTGGAAGGGTCCGTGGATGGGAATGGGGGTAATCAGGTCGAAGAAGGGgaagagaagaaggagaatgagCCATTCGCAGTGCCGACAGCGGGTGCATTTTATATGCATGATGACCGTTTCAGGGACAATTCTGGTGGTCGGCACag TAGGCGAACACATGGTGGAAGGAAGCTGTGGGAGTCCAAAGATGAAAGGAAATGGGGGCACGATAAGTTTGAAGAGATTACTTTGCAGGAAAGGCACTACGAAGAG GGAAAGAAACCTTTGAAGGGTCCTTATGTAGGTCGCGGAAGAAACCGAGGTATTGATCGTGGGAGTACCAGAGGAAACAGGTCTAAAGAATATGACAATAATAATCTACAGGTATCCAAGGGTGTGAGAGGGAGAGGGCCCAGGAGGTATGAACCGGCTTTTAGGAATAACAGACAGGCACAGCCAACACAAAACAAGCA GTTTGGAAGGCCTGCCGAGAAAAACATACAAAGTAATTCAGAGAGAACATTTACTCCCAACTCAAATGCACAATCTGACCAAGTTTTTGCTGGGAAAAATGTCTTTGCCTCAAGCTTGAATTCAGCTTCTCCTCCTTTTTACCCATCAGCTTCTTCCAGTTCCAATAAAGACATCACTCTTACCCAAAAGCGGGATGTACAGTCTGGGAGTGGTAAGAGAAATGTTCGGTCTTCTGTCATGCGGGAGAGTTTCAATGTGCCCCAAACCAATGCATTGGTGCGAGGGAAGAATATAGCTGAATCTGTTGATATGGACAAGCTTTATATTAATGACTCTATCAACCCAGCTGCTGGGAAGACTTTGACTAACATACAAATGTCACCTTCTGGGTCATTTGTAAATACCACTCAAGCTCCCCAGTCTAGGGTTCAAGGAAGGGGCGTTATCCCAGGACAGATGAGTTATCAACCAGTGTCTCAGAACCAAATGGCAAGAGCTTCTCCATCAACACATCTCCATGCTGTTCGGCGCAATCCTGCTCAAAATCGATCTCAACTGGCTCTGCAAGCTCCTGCTCAGCAGATGGGACAACGCCCTGGAAGTGGATCTCAAGCTTCCTCTCCGCCCAAAACAACCATGTCATCAAATTCCTTCAAATCGGAAGAAGTTGAATCACCTTCAGATTCAAGTAAATCTCAAGGTGCCCTGGTTGCGAAGGGAAAAGGCAGTGTTCAGGGTAGTGGAAGGGGCACTCTTACGTATGGCGGAGCTCCGGTTATGGGACCCACTGGGAGTATGGATGTTAATCATGGAGATATTAACTTTCCTGGTACTCCAGCCTTTTTGCCTG TCATGCAATTTGGTGGCCAGCATACTGGGGGTATGGGAGTTCCTGCTGTTGGCATGGCATTCCCTGGATATGTTGCTCAGCCACAACTTGGCGGTTTAGGAAATTCGGGCGAAATGACATG GTTACCTGTATTGGCGGGTGCTGGAGGACCATTGGGGGCAACATATTGCCCTCCCTATATTACTGTTGATGGTTCTTATCATGCTCGCCCATCAGGACAAACATCTTCTGTGGGTTCCTTGAG CAAagagaaaaattcaaataaaaccaATAACGAATGGAAGCCTTCACAAAAGCCTG AGATTGCGGGAGATGAATATGGGCAGCGACAAAACAAGCCTCGCAG ATACTCACAGATGAATGTGGCCAGTGAAGTACTTCAAAATAAAACGGAGCTTGTTTGA
- the LOC137739983 gene encoding protein MLN51 homolog isoform X2, with protein MASVGEEDADYDSDPEEAKRSLAMRRRAAASDEEEGEEEVREKPRVDPRAVVHSDESDDQGGAAEYDDDEELEDEEEEIDEEEEVEEEVVEEEDLEGYQESGREGETGGRVEVLAVKEMEGDGRRSVEGSVDGNGGNQVEEGEEKKENEPFAVPTAGAFYMHDDRFRDNSGGRHRRTHGGRKLWESKDERKWGHDKFEEITLQERHYEEGKKPLKGPYVGRGRNRGIDRGSTRGNRSKEYDNNNLQVSKGVRGRGPRRYEPAFRNNRQAQPTQNKQFGRPAEKNIQSNSERTFTPNSNAQSDQVFAGKNVFASSLNSASPPFYPSASSSSNKDITLTQKRDVQSGSGKRNVRSSVMRESFNVPQTNALVRGKNIAESVDMDKLYINDSINPAAGKTLTNIQMSPSGSFVNTTQAPQSRVQGRGVIPGQMSYQPVSQNQMARASPSTHLHAVRRNPAQNRSQLALQAPAQQMGQRPGSGSQASSPPKTTMSSNSFKSEEVESPSDSSKSQGALVAKGKGSVQGSGRGTLTYGGAPVMGPTGSMDVNHGDINFPGTPAFLPVMQFGGQHTGGMGVPAVGMAFPGYVAQPQLGGLGNSGEMTWLPVLAGAGGPLGATYCPPYITVDGSYHARPSGQTSSVGSLSKEKNSNKTNNEWKPSQKPEIAGDEYGQRQNKPRRYSQMNVASEVLQNKTELV; from the exons ATGGCTTCGGTGGGTGAGGAGGATGCGGATTATGACAGTGATCCGGAGGAAGCGAAGCGATCTCTGGCGATGCGGAGGAGAGCAGCGGCGAGCGATGAGGAGGAAGGTGAAGAGGAGGTGAGGGAGAAGCCAAGGGTGGATCCAAGGGCCGTGGTTCACTCCGATGAATCGGATGATCAGGGTGGGGCGGCTGAGTACGATGATGACGAAGAACTagaggatgaagaagaagagattgatgaagaagaagaggttgAGGAAGAAGTTGTGGAAGAAGAGGACTTGGAAGGATATCAGGAAAGCGGCCGTGAAGGCGAGACAGGTGGCAGGGTTGAGGTTTTGGCTGTTAAGGAAATGGAAGGTGATGGGCGGAGGTCTGTGGAAGGGTCCGTGGATGGGAATGGGGGTAATCAGGTCGAAGAAGGGgaagagaagaaggagaatgagCCATTCGCAGTGCCGACAGCGGGTGCATTTTATATGCATGATGACCGTTTCAGGGACAATTCTGGTGGTCGGCACag GCGAACACATGGTGGAAGGAAGCTGTGGGAGTCCAAAGATGAAAGGAAATGGGGGCACGATAAGTTTGAAGAGATTACTTTGCAGGAAAGGCACTACGAAGAG GGAAAGAAACCTTTGAAGGGTCCTTATGTAGGTCGCGGAAGAAACCGAGGTATTGATCGTGGGAGTACCAGAGGAAACAGGTCTAAAGAATATGACAATAATAATCTACAGGTATCCAAGGGTGTGAGAGGGAGAGGGCCCAGGAGGTATGAACCGGCTTTTAGGAATAACAGACAGGCACAGCCAACACAAAACAAGCA GTTTGGAAGGCCTGCCGAGAAAAACATACAAAGTAATTCAGAGAGAACATTTACTCCCAACTCAAATGCACAATCTGACCAAGTTTTTGCTGGGAAAAATGTCTTTGCCTCAAGCTTGAATTCAGCTTCTCCTCCTTTTTACCCATCAGCTTCTTCCAGTTCCAATAAAGACATCACTCTTACCCAAAAGCGGGATGTACAGTCTGGGAGTGGTAAGAGAAATGTTCGGTCTTCTGTCATGCGGGAGAGTTTCAATGTGCCCCAAACCAATGCATTGGTGCGAGGGAAGAATATAGCTGAATCTGTTGATATGGACAAGCTTTATATTAATGACTCTATCAACCCAGCTGCTGGGAAGACTTTGACTAACATACAAATGTCACCTTCTGGGTCATTTGTAAATACCACTCAAGCTCCCCAGTCTAGGGTTCAAGGAAGGGGCGTTATCCCAGGACAGATGAGTTATCAACCAGTGTCTCAGAACCAAATGGCAAGAGCTTCTCCATCAACACATCTCCATGCTGTTCGGCGCAATCCTGCTCAAAATCGATCTCAACTGGCTCTGCAAGCTCCTGCTCAGCAGATGGGACAACGCCCTGGAAGTGGATCTCAAGCTTCCTCTCCGCCCAAAACAACCATGTCATCAAATTCCTTCAAATCGGAAGAAGTTGAATCACCTTCAGATTCAAGTAAATCTCAAGGTGCCCTGGTTGCGAAGGGAAAAGGCAGTGTTCAGGGTAGTGGAAGGGGCACTCTTACGTATGGCGGAGCTCCGGTTATGGGACCCACTGGGAGTATGGATGTTAATCATGGAGATATTAACTTTCCTGGTACTCCAGCCTTTTTGCCTG TCATGCAATTTGGTGGCCAGCATACTGGGGGTATGGGAGTTCCTGCTGTTGGCATGGCATTCCCTGGATATGTTGCTCAGCCACAACTTGGCGGTTTAGGAAATTCGGGCGAAATGACATG GTTACCTGTATTGGCGGGTGCTGGAGGACCATTGGGGGCAACATATTGCCCTCCCTATATTACTGTTGATGGTTCTTATCATGCTCGCCCATCAGGACAAACATCTTCTGTGGGTTCCTTGAG CAAagagaaaaattcaaataaaaccaATAACGAATGGAAGCCTTCACAAAAGCCTG AGATTGCGGGAGATGAATATGGGCAGCGACAAAACAAGCCTCGCAG ATACTCACAGATGAATGTGGCCAGTGAAGTACTTCAAAATAAAACGGAGCTTGTTTGA
- the LOC137738913 gene encoding uncharacterized protein, giving the protein MEDSTRVEYKPSREIGSFKSILSGRSSPRNSPSFRRLNSSRTPQKEGRSSGGVQWFRSNRVLFWLLLITLWAYLGVYFQSSWAHSNNKDNFLGFRNKARNGNSDNEQNMQRNLLASNSSVEVKNETAENQVEDGKRIGVVSTKKDYGVSSHRNASPKKRSKKGARSLRGKGQGNQKKAVEVDSHETEEQELDLPKTNTTYGMLVGPFGVLEDRILEWSPKTRSGTCDRKGDFARLVWSRRFILIFHELSMTGAPLSMMELATELLSCGAMVSAVVLSKKGGLMPELARRRIKVLEDKEKQSFKTAMKADLVIAGSAVCASWIDQYMDHFPAGASQIAWWIMENRREYFDHAKVVLNRVKMLAFLSESQSKQWQDWCEEEKINLRSPPAVVPLSINDELAFVAGIACSLNTPSASTEKMLEKRQLLRDSVRKEMGLTDNDMLVMTLSSINPGKGQLLLLDSARLMIEEPLKDNPKIKNPVRKRQARSTLGRKHHLRALLQELKDGVSSNGLLPSRESDDQLNEPQKNIFPLSNLYTSVDGTGALTFDVTHKRKVLSDKGGTLKRSVKFLVGSVGSKSNKVVYVKELLGFLSQHSNLSKSVLWTPATTRVAALYSAADVYAMNSQGLGETFGRVTIEAMAFGLPVVGTEAGGTKEIVEHNVTGLLHPVGQSGTHGLAENLRFYLKNPVLRKQMGLKGREKVERMYLKRHMYKKFVDVLLKCMRPK; this is encoded by the exons ATGGAGGATAGCACTAGAGTGGAATATAAACCCTCGAGGGAAATTGGAAGTTTTAAGTCTATATTGTCAGGAAGATCGAGTCCTCGAAATTCTCCTTCATTTCGGAGATTGAATTCAAGCCGTACTCCACAAAAAGAAGGTAGAAGTAGTGGTGGTGTACAGTGGTTTCGGAGCAATCGGGTATTGTTTTGGTTGTTATTGATTACTCTTTGGGCTTATCTGGGAGTTTATTTTCAGTCCAGTTGGGCTCATAGCAATAACAAGGATAACTTCTTGGGGTTTCGAAATAAAGCAAGGAATGGGAACTCAGACAATGAACAGAATATGCAGAGAAATTTGCTTGCCAGCAACAGTTCTGTGGAAGTTAAGAATGAGACCGCTGAAAATCAGGTGGAAGATGGTAAAAGGATAGGTGTAGTTTCAACAAAAAAGGATTATGGAGTTTCATCTCATCGAAATGCAAGTCCAAAAAAGAGGAGTAAAAAAGGAGCTCGTAGTCTTCGTGGTAAAGGGCAAGGTAATCAGAAGAAAGCAGTGGAGGTTGATAGCCATGAGACAGAGGAGCAGGAATTGGACCTTCCTAAGACAAACACTACTTATGGGATGCTTGTTGGTCCATTTGGCGTTCTAGAGGATCGAATTTTAGAATGGAGTCCTAAAACACGGTCTGGAACCTGTGACAGGAAGGGGGACTTTGCACGTCTTGTTTGGTCTAGGAGATTTATATTAATATTCCATGAACTTTCAATGACTGGGGCTCCACTTTCTATGATGGAGTTAGCAACAGAGCTTTTGAGCTGTGGAGCCATGGTTTCTGCTGTAGTTCTTAGCAAGAAGGGTGGTTTGATGCCAGAGCTAGCTAGGAGAAGAATCAAGGTGCTTGaggataaagaaaaacaaagcttCAAAACTGCTATGAAGGCAGATCTTGTCATTGCCGGGTCGGCAGTGTGTGCATCATGGATTG ATCAATACATGGATCATTTTCCAGCTGGTGCAAGTCAAATTGCTTGGTGGATCATGGAAAACCGGAGAGAATACTTTGATCACGCGAAGGTTGTGCTTAACCGAGTGAAAATGCTGGCTTTTCTATCAGAATCACAGTCTAAACAATGGCAAGACTGGTGTGAAGAAGAAAAGATTAACCTTAGGTCTCCACCTGCTGTTGTACCACTCTCTATTAATGATGAGCTGGCCTTTGTAGCTGGCATAGCTTGTTCACTCAATACTCCATCTGCTAGTACTGAGAAGATGCTCGAGAAGAGACAGTTATTGCGAGATTCAGTCAGAAAGGAAATGGGGTTAACCGATAATGATATGCTTGTGATGACTCTGAGCAGTATAAACCCTGGAAAGGGGCAGCTCTTGCTTCTTGACTCAGCACGCTTGATGATTGAAGAACCTCTGAAAGATAATCCTAAGATAAAAAATCCCGTACGTAAGCGCCAAGCCCGCTCTACCTTGGGTAGAAAACATCACTTGAGAGCTTTGTTACAAGAATTGAAAGATGGTGTATCATCAAATGGATTACTACCGTCCAGGGAATCTGATGACCAGTTGAATGAACCCCAGAAGAATATTTTTCCGTTAAGTAATCTCTATACCTCTGTTGATGGTACAGGTGCTTTGACTTTCGATGTCACTCATAAGAGGAAAGTGTTGTCAGATAAAGGAGGAACACTCAAACGGTCTGTTAAATTTCTTGTTGGTTCTGTTGGATCTAAGAGTAATAAGGTCGTTTATGTCAAAGAACTTTTAGGATTCCTGTCTCAGCATTCAAACTTGTCAAAGTCAGTGTTGTGGACTCCAGCAACCACACGTGTAGCCGCATTATACTCTGCAGCTGACGTTTATGCAATGAACTCTCAG GGACTGGGAGAAACTTTTGGGAGAGTGACAATTGAAGCCATGGCATTCGGTCTTCCG GTGGTTGGAACAGAAGCTGGAGGCACAAAGGAGATTGTTGAACACAATGTAACAGGTCTGCTTCATCCTGTGGGGCAATCCGGGACCCATGGCCTCGCTGAAAATCTTCGGTTTTATCTTAAGAACCCAGTTTTAAGGAAGCAAATGGGACTGAAAGGACGAGAAAAGGTAGAGCGGATGTACCTAAAGCGGCACATGTACAAGAAATTTGTAGACGTTCTTCTCAAGTGCATGAGACCCAAATAG